One Tachysurus vachellii isolate PV-2020 chromosome 18, HZAU_Pvac_v1, whole genome shotgun sequence DNA segment encodes these proteins:
- the cnn1b gene encoding calponin-1 → MSQHFRSGPAFGLSAEVKSKLAQKYDPHKEEELRLWIHELTGRKVPDKFMEGLKDGVILCELINALQPGSVRKINNSTQNWHQLENIGNFVRAIQDYGMRPDDIFEANDLFENVNHTQVQSTLITLAGMAKSKGVHTKSDIGVKYAEKQQRRFAPEKLKEGRNVIGLQMGTNKFASQKGMTSYGTRRHLYDPKAGMENPLDQSTISLQMGTNKGANQSGMTAPGTKRQIFDKKLDMESCDTSTVSLQMGTNKVASQSGMTVYGLPRQVYDRKYCTYSEDYMDNGQDMQIDGYQYSD, encoded by the exons ATGTCACAGCACTTCAGAAGCGGTCCAGCTTTCGGACTTTCAGCGGAGGTGAAAAGTAAG CTTGCACAGAAGTACGACCCTCACAAGGAGGAGGAGCTCAGGCTTTGGATCCATGAGCTGACAGGGCGCAAAGTCCCAGACAAATTCATGGAGGGCCTTAAAGATGGAGTCATCCTGTGCGA acTCATCAATGCTCTCCAGCCTGGCTCTGTGCGAAAGATCAACAACTCCACTCAGAACTGGCATCAg CTGGAAAATATAGGCAATTTTGTCAGAGCCATTCAGGATTACGGTATGAGGCCAGATGACATCTTTGAGGCAAACGATCTGTTTGAGAATGTCAACCACACGCAGGTTCAGAGCACTCTGATCACACTGGCTGGGATG GCTAAATCTAAAGGTGTCCATACTAAATCTGACATCGGGGTGAAGTATGCGGAGAAACAGCAGCGAAGGTTCGCCCCTGAGAAACTGAAGGAGGGGCGCAATGTTATCGGCCTTCAG ATGGGGACCAACAAGTTTGCCAGCCAGAAGGGGATGACATCATACGGCACAAGGCGTCACCTCTATGACCCCAAAGCTGGCATGGAGAATCCTCTGGACCAGTCAACAATCAGTCTGCAGATGGGAACTAACAAAGGAGCCAATCAG TCTGGAATGACGGCACCGGGCACCAAGCGACAGATCTTTGATAAGAAGCTGGACATGGAAAGCTGTGACACTTCCACTGTCTCACTGCAGATGGGTACTAACAAGGTGGCATCTCAGTCGGGCATGACTGTCTACGGGCTCCCACGCCAGGTCTATGACAGAAAATACTGCACTTACTCCGAAGACTACATGGACAACGGCCAAGACATGCAGATTGACGGATACCAGTACTCTGACTAA
- the elof1 gene encoding transcription elongation factor 1 homolog: MGRRKSKRKPPPKKKMTGNLDTQFTCPFCNHEKSCDVKMERSRNTGIISCTVCLEEFQTPITYLSEPVDVYSDWIDACEAANQ; the protein is encoded by the exons ATGGGTCGCAGAAAGTCGAAGCGAAAGCCTCCTCCCAAGAAGAAAATGACTGGAAACCTGGACACACAGTTTACCTGCCCATTCTGTAACCACGAGAAATCCTGTGATGTTAAAAT GGAACGAAGTCGAAACACTGGTATAATATCTTGTACTGTGTGCTTGGAGGAGTTCCAGACTCCCATCACCT ATCTCTCCGAACCTGTGGATGTCTACAGCGATTGGATCGATGCTTGTGAAGCAGCCAATCAGTAG
- the tmem205 gene encoding transmembrane protein 205 — protein MATEGEPTDLVKVLHLLILAFTWGMQVWVSFIAGFVLLSKVTLHTFGLVQSKLFPVYFYCLLGSNTVSLAIYAVYHPRELLNLHETIQMALFFVAVVMAGLNVQWFTPAVIEHSLVMREIEQEHGLGGEIGFSTNRECYIKLREHDPKYKAHRKSFYHYHGWSNLSNLIGFACITVNLIYLALHLSSI, from the exons ATGGCAACTGAGGGAGAACCGACAGACCTGGTGAAGGTGCTTCACCTGTTGATCTTGGCGTTTACATGGGGCATGCAGGTGTGGGTGTCATTTATTGCAG GGTTTGTGTTGTTGTCCAAAGTCACTCTGCACACATTTGGTTTAGTTCAGAGCAAACTCTTCCCTGTGTATTTCTACTGCTTGCTGGGCAGTAACACAGTCAGCTTGGCCATATATGCTGTCTACCATCCCAGAGAACTGCTGAACTTGCATGAGACTATACAG ATGGCTCTGTTCTTCGTGGCTGTGGTCATGGCAGGGTTGAATGTGCAGTGGTTTACTCCAGCTGTCATTGAGCACTCCCTGGTGATGAGGGAGATCGAGCAGGAACATGGCCTTGGTGGTGAGATCGGCTTTTCCACCAACAGGGAGTGCTACATCAAACTCAGAGAGCACGATCCAAAATACAAGGCCCACAGGAAAAGCTTTTACCACTACCATGGCTGGTCCAACCTGAGCAACCTCATAGGCTTCGCCTGCATCACCGTCAATCTCATCTACCTGGCACTTCATCTGTCTTCAATATAA
- the rab3db gene encoding RAB3D, member RAS oncogene family, b isoform X1, protein MRGFLISLPSSVCSIVVLLFLDMIDSGDYAHRMATVSDSRLLQQPSQKDAADQNFDYMFKLLIIGNSSVGKTSFLFRYADDSFTSAFVSTVGIDFKVKTVFRNNKRIKLQIWDTAGQERYRTITTAYYRGAMGFLLMYDITNQDSFNAVQDWATQIKTYSWDNAQVILVGNKCDLEDDRLIPAENSQRLADELGFQFFEASAKDNINVKQVFERLVDVICEKMNETVENDGGPLSSLKDSNLQDSSPEGHGSCSC, encoded by the exons ATGAGAGGATTTCTCATCTCTCTGCCAAGCTCTGTCTGTAGTATTGTTGTCTTGCTTTTTTTGGACATGATAGACTCTGGAGATTACGCTCATAGG ATGGCGACGGTAAGTGACTCGCGCCTGCTTCAGCAGCCCTCTCAGAAGGATGCAGCTGATCAGAACTTTGATTATATGTTCAAGCTATTGATTATTGGCAACAGCAGTGTTGGAAAAACCAGCTTCCTGTTCCGTTACGCCGATGACTCCTTCACCTCGGCCTTCGTCAGCACAGTAGGCATCGACTTTAAGGTCAAAACTGTCTTCCGCAACAACAAGCGGATCAAGCTACAGATCTGG gACACAGCAGGACAGGAGCGCTACCGAACCATCACTACAGCGTATTACAGAGGAGCCATGGGCTTTCTGTTAATGTATGACATCACCAATCAGGACTCATTTAATGCTGTACAGGACTG GGCTACCCAGATTAAGACATACTCGTGGGACAATGCACAAGTCATTCTGGTGGGGAATAAGTGTGATCTAGAGGATGACCGACTTATCCCAGCAGAAAATAGCCAGAGACTAGCTGATGAACTAG GATTCCAGTTCTTTGAAGCCAGTGCCAAAGACAACATCAACGTGAAGCAGGTGTTTGAGCGGTTGGTGGATGTAATCTGTGAGAAAATGAACGAAACTGTGGAGAATGATGGTGGTCCACTCAGCAGCCTCAAAGACTCCAACCTGCAGGACTCTTCCCCTGAAGGACATGGCAGCTGTTCTTGTTAA
- the rab3db gene encoding RAB3D, member RAS oncogene family, b isoform X2: protein MATVSDSRLLQQPSQKDAADQNFDYMFKLLIIGNSSVGKTSFLFRYADDSFTSAFVSTVGIDFKVKTVFRNNKRIKLQIWDTAGQERYRTITTAYYRGAMGFLLMYDITNQDSFNAVQDWATQIKTYSWDNAQVILVGNKCDLEDDRLIPAENSQRLADELGFQFFEASAKDNINVKQVFERLVDVICEKMNETVENDGGPLSSLKDSNLQDSSPEGHGSCSC from the exons ATGGCGACGGTAAGTGACTCGCGCCTGCTTCAGCAGCCCTCTCAGAAGGATGCAGCTGATCAGAACTTTGATTATATGTTCAAGCTATTGATTATTGGCAACAGCAGTGTTGGAAAAACCAGCTTCCTGTTCCGTTACGCCGATGACTCCTTCACCTCGGCCTTCGTCAGCACAGTAGGCATCGACTTTAAGGTCAAAACTGTCTTCCGCAACAACAAGCGGATCAAGCTACAGATCTGG gACACAGCAGGACAGGAGCGCTACCGAACCATCACTACAGCGTATTACAGAGGAGCCATGGGCTTTCTGTTAATGTATGACATCACCAATCAGGACTCATTTAATGCTGTACAGGACTG GGCTACCCAGATTAAGACATACTCGTGGGACAATGCACAAGTCATTCTGGTGGGGAATAAGTGTGATCTAGAGGATGACCGACTTATCCCAGCAGAAAATAGCCAGAGACTAGCTGATGAACTAG GATTCCAGTTCTTTGAAGCCAGTGCCAAAGACAACATCAACGTGAAGCAGGTGTTTGAGCGGTTGGTGGATGTAATCTGTGAGAAAATGAACGAAACTGTGGAGAATGATGGTGGTCCACTCAGCAGCCTCAAAGACTCCAACCTGCAGGACTCTTCCCCTGAAGGACATGGCAGCTGTTCTTGTTAA